The sequence below is a genomic window from Lujinxingia litoralis.
AGGCGATGAGTGAGGGCCGCGTAAGTGTGGATGAAGGGACCTACGAGTTGCCAAAGCCCTTTCTGGTGCTGGCGACACAGAACCCGCTGGATCATCACGGCACCTATCCGCTGCCGGAGAGCCAGCTGGATCGTTTTATGGTGCGTCTCTCCATCGGTTATCCCACCCGGGAGGTTGAGCGCGAGATCGTGATGTCGCGGGGGCTGGAGGAACCGGTGGAACACCTGGCGCCGGTGTGTGCCGCCGATGAACTCAGGGCCATTCAGGCGCTGGCCGCCCAGGTGCGCGTGGACGAGAGTCTGGTCGATTATGTGCTGGCGGTGGCGGCGGCGACGCGCTCCCATGACCAGGTGCGCGTCGGTGTGAGTACGCGGGGGGTGCTGGCGATGATGCGGGCGGTACGCGCCCTGGCGCTGATGGAAGGGCGAACCTTCGCGGTGCCCGATGATGCCCGGGAGCTTTTTGTGCCGACGCTGGCGCACCGGCTCAGCCTGGTGTCGGGCGGACAGGACCGTGGGCGCAGCGAGGCGTTGATCGCGGCGATCGTCGCGGAGGTTCCGGCGCCGGTCTGAGGGGGCCGGTGGGGCGTTTTTTAGCGTCGGGCGGAGCGTTTGAGGGCGGTGATCACGGCGCGGGTCAGGCGTCGCATCTCGCGGGCCTGATGGGGACCGTAGGGTTTGCCGCCAAAACGCAGGGCCAGATAGCGTCTCAGGAAGTGCTCGACGTGCTCGCGTCCCCGGGCGTCGAGTTGGGAGGCGACGCGTTCTAAGTAACTTCGGGGGCCTTCGTCGTTGTGGCGCGCCAGCCCGTGGCGCGTGGCCGCTTGCTCGATCGCCAGGAAGTGGTGCGTGACCTGGTGTTGGGCGCGGGCCGCGGGGCTGGCGCCGAGCATCGGGCTCAGGGCCCGCGCCGCGCCCACGCTGAGGGCGCCCAGAAGGGCATGGGACCAGGACCAGCCCAGGAACCAGCTCACCCACAGGGCGCCGGCGCCTCCCCAGATCGCGAGCACGATCGCGCGACGGGGCCCGGAGCCGGGCTGGCGAGTGGCTCCTTGCCAGGTGGCGGACGCGAGCAAGAAGATCCAGCCCAGCCCGAAGAGCAGATCGCGCAGTGGGATGGACTCTCGGGGGTTTGCGCGCGCTTCGTCGGAGCGAGAAGGGGCCGGGGTGCCCCGCGGGGAGAGCGTGCGCGCGGCGCGGCGGATCACCACGATCTGGGCCTGGAGATCGTATTCTAGCACCCACTTCAACCAGGCCTGTCGCATCGCGTCGTAGGCATCGGAGCCCCAGCGTGCCACTGGGGAGCGGTCGGCAAACCCGCTCTCGATCGCCGGGGTGGCTTCGACCGGCACCCAGCCCAACTCCGGGACGAAGATCTCGATCCAGGCGTGGGCATCTCCCTGGCGCACGGTGAGGTAGTTCCCGAGTTCGTTCCAGGTGCCGCCCAAAAAGCCATTGACCAGGCGTGTGGGGACGCCCTGGGTGCGCAGCATCAGTGCGGCCGAGGTGGCGAAGTACTCGCAGTGGCCGGCGCGAGTCTCAAAGAGAAACGAGGCCACGGGCTGCTCGGGATCGACCTGAGGGAGATCGGTGGTGTAGGTGAATTCGCGCTGAAAGTAGGACGCAATCGCCCGCGCCTTGGCATAGGGCGTGCGCTCGCCAGCGCTGAGGTCGGCAGCGAGTTCGGTCACCCGGGGATCCAGATCGATCGGCACCCGGGTGTAGCGTCGGGTCTCCTGCTCGTTGAGGGAGCGCCCCCTATGCCGGAGCAGCGCCGACTCGGGAGGTGGTTCGTAGAAGCCCAGCGTGTAGGTCAGGCCCAGCTCCGAATCCATGGTGTGCCGAAGATCGCCGTAGTTATCCCGGGTGAGGCTTGCCGCCCGCGAGCCGATGCGGGGAAGGCCCTCGCCGGGGCCCAGGGCCAGGGTGGCGGGAGGCCAGAGCGAGGGAAGGATGTTGGTGCCGAGCGGCTCCAGATAGATCCGGGCACGGCGCGCGGGTTGGCCGCTGAGAAGCTCGTCGAGCGCTGCTGTTCTCAGGAAGGCCAGATCGTAGTGTGCCTGGCTGCTGTAGGGCGCCGGGCGTTCACTCTGGCTGTGGGTGCGGCTCCAGCGCTGCCCGTCGTAGGCATCAAAGGTCATCGCGCGCCAGCGCAACGTGTCGGTGTCGGCGGGGCGGGGGTCCTCGGGAAACTCCACGCGCATGACCACCGCCGGGTTCGAGCGCATCAGGCCATGGCTGCCCAACGCCACGTCTTCGGAGAAGCCCGCCACCGAGACGCTTTCGCGGGTCTGGGTGACAAAGAGTCCGAGTCCGACCCGCGGGAAGGTAAAGAAGATCGCCAGCGACGAGGCGAAAATGGCCAGGCTGATGGCGGCCAATACCATGACGTAGAAGCGATCGAATGGTGAGCGGCGAGGAGGGCTCAGTGAGGGGCGGCGTGCGCTCTCGGTTTTCAGGTGAAAGAGGGCGAGCGTAAAGGTGCCCGAGAGGATGTAGGCACCAAAGAGCACCCCGAAGGAGAGCCCTTCGTTAGCGGCGCTGGCTGCTGCGAAGGTCAGGAGGCTGAGCGCGTGGAGTTGCAGCTCGTCGCGAGGCCCCTGACGGCTGAAAAGTTTGATAAGGACGAGCACCAGCACAAAGCGAATGCCCAGCCCGATCACATCGGCCAGGGGGTCGCTTAGGTACTCCACGCCGGTATAGAAGAGGACGCCGATGATCAGGGCGTTCCATACCACGTTCTGGCGCGTCAGAGCGGGAACTCGACGCCGGAGCAGCGGTGCCAGCAAGGCGCCCGCAGGAAAAAGCGCCGCCATCACCGGTCCCAGAGCTCCACCGAAGAGCGTAGCCAGGAAGGCCAGCCCGAGCGAGATGTACAAAAAGAGGTCGTGGAGCCGGTCGAGTCGACGCACAAAAGGGTTCATGAGGCCCCTGGGGTGGCTTCAGCCCTGGCGAGTTCATCGAAACTCAGCGCGAGCGCCGGGGGAGGAGGGGCCTGGGGATGAAGTCCGAGGATGAGGATGGCCTGCGAAGGTTGGCCGGGGCGCACCGGTGGTGTCGCAGGACCGGGGGAAGATGCCGGGAGGAGCTCCACCGTGGCGAGCTCGGCCAGCATCCCGTCGATGGTCTGGGACTCCGAGGCCGGCGGGTGGAGGCCGGCCGAGGCGCTACCGAGGAGCTGCACGCGAAATCCGGCCGTGACAAGCCCTTCGAGTAGTCCGGCAAGGTGTTCGATGCCGCGCTCAAAGCGCCGGCGTTCGTCGGCGTCTGGTTGGTCGGTGGCCGCCCGGGGGTCGAGCACCAGGGCGATGTCGCGGCGATCATTGGCCTCGCGTTCTCGGACCAGGGGTTTGCTGCGTCGCGCGGAGGACTTCCAGTGGATGGCGCGCTGATCTGCGCCGTCGCGATAATCGCGCAGCCCAAAGAAGTCTTCGCCCTGTCCGAGGCGGTGCCGGGGCGTGTCGCCCAGGTCCTGGCGGAGCCGGGAGAGCCAGACCGGGGTCGGGCGGCTGCGCGGGTACACGGTGATCTCCTGTGCGCGGGGCAGCTCCCGGGCTTTTTCAAAGAACCCGAAGGGAAAGCGCGTCGCGATCTGCACGGTCTTAAGGCGATAGATGCCGCGGGTGGCGATCGTGTAGTGGGTCGTCAGCGTGGTTTCTTGCCCGGCGTCGGCGCGCAAACAATAGGCGGCGGCCAGGGGACGATGGTCGTCGCTGGTCTGGGGGCGCCATAATTTCCACCAGGCAGGGCGTTCCGCGGTGAGTATGGTGCCGCGCAGGGGTCCGGCGATGGCCTCGATGTCGTGCTCGGAGATCTCAATACTCAGAGAGGGCCATCGGCCGGCGTTTTGAATCAAAAAGCGCCCGGGGGCGGACTCGCCGGCGTAGAGACGCCGGGGAAGTTCGCGGCGTACCTGCAGCGCGCGCAGCACGGCTTCGCTGAGCAGGCCGCTGGCCACGATCAATGAGAGCATCATCCCCAGGAGTAAAAAGAGCAGGTTGTTGCCGGTATTCAGCGCCCCGAAGCCCACGGCGAGCGTCATCAGGACGAAGTACTTCCCGGGGGTGGTCAGCGCCAGCTGGCGTGGCGGTGTAAGCCAGCTGCGTCCTGGCGAGCGCGTGGCTTTGGAGGAGGTGCGCCGGGGAGGGCTCGACATAGTGAACCGGTGGAGAGTGGCGATGCCCTGCGGTGGCGAGTGCGCCCGGGGCACGGTGCGGGACCTGAACTCAGGAGGGTCCGAAGAGACGATCGCTTTTCTGGACGAGCTCTCGAGCCTCCCTGACGCGCAGGGTGGCTTCGGGGCTGAGCGCATCGGTGGGGGTGTTGGCGATCGCGTTCAGGCGCGCTTCAAACGCGGCGCGGTCGTTGCGAGCCACATCAAGGAGCAGGGCGTGGGCCAACGCTACGTCGAGCAAGTCCGGGGCCTGGGTGGCCGCCTGGTCCAGCGAGGTTTCACAGCTCGCCAGGTCGCGCCCGAAGTCCGCGCCGCAGGCTCGCCAGGCGCGGGCCAGCTTCACCTGAGCTTCCAAATCCCGGGGCGGGTTGGCGATAAGTTCATCCAGCAGCTCATGGATTTGGGGAGCTGCTTCGAGCGATGCGGCCACACCTTCGGCGTGCGCCGCGCGTCGGAGGTTCTGCATCAGCCAGAAGCGGGCGTGGGGGCTGTTCGGGGTCAAGCTCAGTGCGACCTGGGCCCGGGCGGCCCCAAGCCTGGCGAGGCTTGCGGCATCCGTTTCGCGCTCGCTGAGCCCGCGTTGGGTGGCGTCGGCGGCAAAGTCGTAGGCCCTGGCGAGGCGCAGGGCGATGTCGGAGCGCTCCTCGGGGCTTAAGCTCTCGGAGGTCTGCGCAAGGGTACTGGCCTCTTCCCAGGCTTCGATGGCCGTGAAGAGCTGGTTGGTGTCAAGGCGATGCGTCCAGGCTTCTTCGGCCTGGCTGAGGCGCTGGTGGACTCGGGCCGCGGAGTCCTCTTCCTGTTGCGGACGAGGGGAGGCGTGATCCTCCGGGGTGTCGGATGACGATGCGCACCCGGGAGACACAAGTAGCAGCGCCAGGGAGGCGGCGATGGCGTTCGATAAGCGAGTCATGCACACAGGCCTTTGTTGCAGGTGTTTGGACAAAAGGAGTACCGCAGGGAGGGTATCGTTCGGCCCCGACGTGGTAAAGCAAGGCAGCGTTCGGCTTGCTTTTGCATCGCCAGCTGACTAACCCATGGGCGCTGGAACGGTTGCCCTGCTTCCCAAGGGAAGGGGGTTGGCATTAGATGCGCGCGCTGCGCGAAAAAGGAGTGACGTAGATGTTTGATGTTCAACAGCTGGCTGAGCAGGCCGGGAATTGGTTGACGACCGAAGGGCTGGCGTTGGCGCGCAACCTGGTGGTCTTTCTTCTCATCATTGCTGCGGGCTTCATTGCCGCGCGTATTACGCGTAAGGCGATCAAGACGGCGATCAAGCGCTCTCGTCTGGAGCCTTCGGCGCTCTTCACCCAGTTTGTTGTCAACACCGCCAGCAAGTCGGTGGTGTTGCTGGCGTTTGTGGTGGCGCTGGGGAACCTGGGTGTCGACACCGGCGCGCTTATCGCCGGTCTCGGTGTGACGGGGCTGGTGCTGGGTTTCGCGCTCAAAGACACGCTGTCGAACTTTGCGGCCGGGATGCTGATCCTGCTCTACCGTCCCTTCGACATCGGGCATTTTGTGGAGATCACCGGGATCACCGGCACGGTGCTCGATCTGACGCTGGTTTCGACCGTGCTGAGCACGCCGGATAACAAGCGAATCACGCTTCCGAACTCCAGCGTGTGGGGCAACCCGATCACCAACTTCTCCGAGGCCGACACCCGTCGCGTCGATGTGCCGGTGGGCATTGCCTACGATGCGGACATCGATGAGGCGAAGGCGATTTTTGATAAGATTCTGGCCGACAACCCGAAGGTGCTCCAGGACCCGGCACCGGCTGTGGTGATGACGGGGCTGGGGGACAACTCGGTCGATTTTTCGATGCGGGCCTGGGTCGATACCGACGATTACTGGGCGGTGCACTCCGCGCTGATCCGTCAGGTCAAGTACTCGCTGGATGAAGCCGGCATCGGCATCCCCTTCCCGCAGCGGGAGGTGTGGTTCCACGATCTTAAAGACTGATCGCGAGCCAGCGAGCTGAGAGCGCCGCGTCCCTTCGGGACGCGGCGTTTTTAAGGGTTTTGGATTTTACATAATTAAAAATATCAGCATCCACGCCGTGAACGGGCTCCTGGCGAGCGCGTTCGGCGGTGAGGAAGCCCGAGGCGTCGAGTCCCCGGGCATACTGGTGGGCGGCAAGTGTCCACCAGCCGTAGGAGGGAGTGGGGCCGAGGCTGTGATACGCGGCCAGGTGCTCCAGCGGGTCGGCGAGCGCTACGAGTTGCGGCCGGTCGAGGTGTTCGAAGAGACGGGGCCACAGGAGCGCGAGAACCCGCAGTGAGGTGCGCTCCTCTCCCAGCGCGGCGCAGCTGGCGTTGAGTCGATCCAGGGCCACGCCCGGGTTGGCGTGTGCGTCCAAGGCGTGCAGCGTGTCGGTGAGGGCCAGATAAAAGCGGGCGATGACATTGGTGCTGGCCAGCGCGGGGGAGGCCTCGGATGAGGGGGGCGCGAAGAGCATCCCGAAGCTGCGTGCGGCCGGCCCCCAACGCTCGGGCTCCATGGCGTAGAGCGCGTCGAGGTGGGCGCGGGCCTGCTCGATGCTCGTCGCCGTGTCCAGGGGGGCATCGACCAGAGATTGCAGGGCCTGGCGCGCCTCGAGGTGGTGCTGCCAGTGCGCGCGCTGATCGGGAACCACCAGGGCGTCGAGAAGTTCGGGCAGGCGTTCAGCCTCAATGCGGTGAAGGTGCAGGGGGGCGCGGCGTAGAAGTCCTCGGGCGCTTTCCTGCAACATCTCAGCGGTGATGCCAGGGGCCTCGTTGCGCGCGTGCAGGCGATTCAGATCGAGGAGCATGTCAATGGCGCGTACCCGATCGATCCAGCGCTCGCTAAAGGTCAGGGCGTGCGCCATCCAGAGCTGCTCTTGAAGGTCGAGCTCAGCCCAGTTCAGTCGGTTTAAGACCGGATAGGCCAGATGGCGTTCCTGGCCACAGGTAAGCCGAAGCGCCGCCTGGCGCATACGGCAGTGGCGCGCAAAACGGGGCTGTGCGCCGGCCTCGGCACGCCTGGCGGCGCTTTCCAGGGCTTCGAGGACCAGGTGAAGGTTGGTGTCTGGGCGTTGTTCCAGGCCATGGGCCTTCAGGTAGGGCCCCAGGGGCCAGGTGTGGCGAGCCACCGCCAGCCAGCTCCCGAGCTCTTCCAGGGCGCGAGGTTGGGAGAGGTCGTGGAGCTCGCCAAGCGCGTCAAGCAGGGCCTGCTCGCGCGCTTCGCCGGTGCCCAGCAGGTGGTCGGCGAAGAAGTTCAGAAAGGCGCGATACTCCGAAGCGTCTTCTAAGTGGGCGGCGATCTCGGTGGCCTCCATTAAGATCTCCACCCATCGTGACGAGGGGGCCGGGTGATTGGCGATCCAGGAGGCCTCATCCACCAGGGAGGCCAGGGCATCGGCCCAGGCTCCGCGTTCGCGCAGATGGCGGTGGCGCGCTGCAAAATAGCTTGCGCGCGCCTGGTTCAGGCGATCACTCAGGCTCATGCGTCCTCCGCCCGTTTTAGCAGGCCCAGGGTGCGCACACGTTGGAGGCGATCGTCGAGCTGCTCCAGGCGCAGGCTAAGCTGCTCCAGCTCCTCCTGGTGGCGGGCCATGGGGGCGCCGTTGGCGGTCTCGCCAATGGACTGCAGGGGGGCCTGGATGTCGGCGGCCAGGGCCGCGTCAATGTCGAGCAGCTCGGGTTCCTGGAGCGCACGCTCGTCAGG
It includes:
- a CDS encoding transglutaminase TgpA family protein, producing the protein MNPFVRRLDRLHDLFLYISLGLAFLATLFGGALGPVMAALFPAGALLAPLLRRRVPALTRQNVVWNALIIGVLFYTGVEYLSDPLADVIGLGIRFVLVLVLIKLFSRQGPRDELQLHALSLLTFAAASAANEGLSFGVLFGAYILSGTFTLALFHLKTESARRPSLSPPRRSPFDRFYVMVLAAISLAIFASSLAIFFTFPRVGLGLFVTQTRESVSVAGFSEDVALGSHGLMRSNPAVVMRVEFPEDPRPADTDTLRWRAMTFDAYDGQRWSRTHSQSERPAPYSSQAHYDLAFLRTAALDELLSGQPARRARIYLEPLGTNILPSLWPPATLALGPGEGLPRIGSRAASLTRDNYGDLRHTMDSELGLTYTLGFYEPPPESALLRHRGRSLNEQETRRYTRVPIDLDPRVTELAADLSAGERTPYAKARAIASYFQREFTYTTDLPQVDPEQPVASFLFETRAGHCEYFATSAALMLRTQGVPTRLVNGFLGGTWNELGNYLTVRQGDAHAWIEIFVPELGWVPVEATPAIESGFADRSPVARWGSDAYDAMRQAWLKWVLEYDLQAQIVVIRRAARTLSPRGTPAPSRSDEARANPRESIPLRDLLFGLGWIFLLASATWQGATRQPGSGPRRAIVLAIWGGAGALWVSWFLGWSWSHALLGALSVGAARALSPMLGASPAARAQHQVTHHFLAIEQAATRHGLARHNDEGPRSYLERVASQLDARGREHVEHFLRRYLALRFGGKPYGPHQAREMRRLTRAVITALKRSARR
- a CDS encoding DUF58 domain-containing protein — its product is MSSPPRRTSSKATRSPGRSWLTPPRQLALTTPGKYFVLMTLAVGFGALNTGNNLLFLLLGMMLSLIVASGLLSEAVLRALQVRRELPRRLYAGESAPGRFLIQNAGRWPSLSIEISEHDIEAIAGPLRGTILTAERPAWWKLWRPQTSDDHRPLAAAYCLRADAGQETTLTTHYTIATRGIYRLKTVQIATRFPFGFFEKARELPRAQEITVYPRSRPTPVWLSRLRQDLGDTPRHRLGQGEDFFGLRDYRDGADQRAIHWKSSARRSKPLVREREANDRRDIALVLDPRAATDQPDADERRRFERGIEHLAGLLEGLVTAGFRVQLLGSASAGLHPPASESQTIDGMLAELATVELLPASSPGPATPPVRPGQPSQAILILGLHPQAPPPPALALSFDELARAEATPGAS
- a CDS encoding AAA family ATPase, encoding MSADAFPPRTISLEDASRILDRLVDQVSSVFRGKEQVVRWTVASAVGRGHVLLEDVPGVGKTTLALALARSLGLSFQRVQFTSDLLPGDIVGVSMYSQKQESFTFRPGPIFAGLVLADEINRTTPRTQSALLEAMSEGRVSVDEGTYELPKPFLVLATQNPLDHHGTYPLPESQLDRFMVRLSIGYPTREVEREIVMSRGLEEPVEHLAPVCAADELRAIQALAAQVRVDESLVDYVLAVAAATRSHDQVRVGVSTRGVLAMMRAVRALALMEGRTFAVPDDARELFVPTLAHRLSLVSGGQDRGRSEALIAAIVAEVPAPV
- a CDS encoding mechanosensitive ion channel family protein, whose translation is MFDVQQLAEQAGNWLTTEGLALARNLVVFLLIIAAGFIAARITRKAIKTAIKRSRLEPSALFTQFVVNTASKSVVLLAFVVALGNLGVDTGALIAGLGVTGLVLGFALKDTLSNFAAGMLILLYRPFDIGHFVEITGITGTVLDLTLVSTVLSTPDNKRITLPNSSVWGNPITNFSEADTRRVDVPVGIAYDADIDEAKAIFDKILADNPKVLQDPAPAVVMTGLGDNSVDFSMRAWVDTDDYWAVHSALIRQVKYSLDEAGIGIPFPQREVWFHDLKD